From a single Tetrapisispora phaffii CBS 4417 chromosome 15, complete genome genomic region:
- the NPA3 gene encoding GTPase NPA3 (similar to Saccharomyces cerevisiae NPA3 (YJR072C); ancestral locus Anc_1.523): MKTVICIGMAGSGKTTFMQRLNSHLRAGKKTPYVINLDPAVLKIPYGANIDIRDSIKYKKVMENYQLGPNGAIVTSLNLFSTKIDQVISLVEKKRENYEHVIVDTPGQIECFVWSASGSIITESFASTFPTVIAYIVDTPRNTSPTTFMSNMLYACSILYKTKLPMIVVFNKTDVTKADFAKEWMTDFEAFQDAVRSDQEMNGETGMGSGYMGSLVNSMSLMLEEFYSRLDMCGVSSFTGDGFDEFLDIVDKKADEYNEVYKAERERLIKEKEVKEQKRKEKSINGLMKDLGLSEQKERSNEDDSADVISDIEEGEEDGLVERDEDIGVEREYTFAGDERQGEITEENNPDLQKNIKKHLKTLVNLQVVKLQKILHAISESRLFT, encoded by the coding sequence ATGAAGACTGTCATTTGTATTGGTATGGCTGGTAGTGGTAAGACCACTTTCATGCAACGTTTGAATTCTCATCTGAGAGCTGGGAAGAAGACTCCGTATGTAATAAATCTGGACCCGGCTGTGCTTAAGATCCCATATGGGGCCAACATCGATATCCGTGATTCTATCAAATACAAGAAGGTCATGGAAAACTACCAGTTAGGTCCTAACGGTGCTATTGTGACCAGTTTGAATCTGTTTAGTACTAAGATCGACCAAGTGATCAGTCTGGTAGAGAAGAAGAGAGAGAACTATGAGCACGTCATTGTTGATACCCCCGGTCAAATCGAGTGTTTTGTTTGGAGTGCATCCGGTTCTATCATCACTGAGTCGTTTGCTTCTACTTTCCCTACAGTCATTGCTTATATCGTGGACACACCAAGAAACACATCCCCAACTACATTCATGAGTAACATGCTATATGCTTGTTCTATCCTATATAAGACGAAACTGCCAATGATCGTGGTGTTTAACAAGACTGATGTAACGAAGGCTGATTTTGCCAAAGAATGGATGACCGATTTCGAAGCTTTCCAAGACGCTGTCAGAAGCGATCAGGAAATGAATGGTGAAACCGGCATGGGTTCAGGATACATGGGCTCGCTGGTCAACTCGATGTCGTTGATGTTAGAAGAGTTCTACTCCCGGTTGGATATGTGCGGCGTCTCAAGTTTTACAGGCGATGGTTTCGATGAGTTTTTGGATATAGTAGACAAGAAAGCTGATGAGTATAACGAGGTCTATAAAGCTGAAAGAGAGAGATTGATTAAAGAAAAGGAAGtaaaagaacaaaagaGGAAAGAGAAATCCATCAATGGCCTGATGAAAGATTTGGGTCTAAGTGAACAAAAGGAAAGGTCCAATGAAGATGACAGCGCAGATGTGATAAGTGATATAGAAGAAGGTGAGGAAGATGGATTAGTGGAAAGAGATGAAGACATAGGAGTGGAAAGGGAATACACTTTTGCTGGTGATGAGAGACAAGGAGAGATCACTGAGGAGAATAATCCTGActtacaaaaaaatatcaagaaGCATTTGAAAACTCTAGTAAATCTGCAAGTAGTGAAACTGCAGAAAATATTGCACGCTATATCAGAGAGTAGATTATTTACGTAA
- the ADD66 gene encoding Add66p (similar to Saccharomyces cerevisiae ADD66 (YKL206C); ancestral locus Anc_1.522) has product MPSLILPLVSTGNVPQLCVDLLLHSVSDEFEFLANVDSTYLHPFVGPLDHLAGQDSPVLYAKTPSKKYTTPMELFATRDKEVYVLQQRTPVIEGYLNNFVKTVLVPLVMKLEIDEIVILDSFGSLDEDLAVPSSISTRCGNPLSVGTINVSSISDMSNIFESNLHLDTDTMQHVSKSLYNFAEDSLQREVSTSQQIFKYTYHLLNSQITSLKEIKYCSLFVHEGDNSYDAQTLCQKLPEIVPNLPVISSFKPPISWTGVYGFNPAPTAFDEGLYM; this is encoded by the coding sequence ATGCCCAGTTTAATTCTGCCTTTAGTCTCCACTGGTAATGTACCCCAGCTTTGTGTTGATCTGCTATTGCATTCCGTTTCTGATGAATTTGAGTTTCTAGCAAATGTCGATTCGACCTATCTGCATCCATTTGTAGGTCCGTTGGACCACTTGGCTGGCCAAGATAGTCCTGTCCTGTACGCCAAGACACCGAGCAAGAAGTACACCACTCCGATGGAGTTGTTCGCCACTCGTGATAAAGAGGTATACGTCCTGCAACAGAGAACTCCTGTGATCGAGGGTTATTTGAATAACTTCGTCAAGACAGTGCTAGTACCCTTGGTGATGAAACTGGAGATCGATGAGATTGTCATTTTGGACTCATTTGGGTCTCTAGATGAGGACTTAGCTGTCCCATCTTCAATTTCGACCCGTTGCGGTAACCCATTGTCGGTCGGAACCATTAATGTGTCGTCAATCAGTGACATGTCCAATATCTTTGAATCAAATCTGCATCTGGATACAGACACAATGCAACATGTCTCTAAGTCACTGTATAACTTTGCAGAGGATAGTTTACAAAGAGAAGTCTCCACAAGCCAacaaattttcaaatacaCTTATCATCTATTGAATTCTCAAATCACCTCTCTGAAggaaatcaaatattgtaGTTTATTTGTGCACGAAGGTGATAATTCGTACGATGCACAGACGCTTTGCCAAAAGTTACCAGAGATTGTCCCCAACCTACCAGTTATATCATCATTCAAGCCTCCAATATCCTGGACCGGTGTCTATGGTTTCAATCCAGCACCAACTGCATTCGATGAAGGGTTATATATGTGA
- the HAM1 gene encoding nucleoside triphosphate pyrophosphohydrolase HAM1 (similar to Saccharomyces cerevisiae HAM1 (YJR069C); ancestral locus Anc_1.520) has product MSQQQEIIFVTGNANKLKEVQQILKDAPCTLTNVALDLDELQGSSLEAVATAKLKQAVVQAGSGKAIFVEDTALSFTAFNGLPGAYIKWFVQSMGLAKIVQMLDAFEDKSAQAITTIAYADAEGQTHVFKGITDGTIVASRGPTDFGWDSIFEPYDSHGKTYAEMDKPSKNKISHRGKAFEAFKSFLQN; this is encoded by the coding sequence ATGAGCCAACAGcaagaaattatatttgtcACCGGTAACGCCAACAAGCTGAAGGAAGTGCAGCAGATACTGAAGGATGCGCCATGCACCCTGACCAACGTGGCCCTAGACCTGGACGAGCTGCAGGGGTCCAGTCTGGAGGCCGTTGCCACGGCCAAACTGAAACAGGCGGTGGTCCAAGCAGGTTCGGGCAAAGCCATCTTTGTGGAAGACACTGCCCTGTCGTTCACCGCCTTCAACGGGCTACCTGGTGCGTACATCAAGTGGTTCGTGCAGAGCATGGGGCTTGCCAAGATCGTGCAGATGCTAGACGCCTTCGAGGACAAGTCCGCCCAAGCGATCACCACAATCGCGTACGCCGACGCAGAAGGCCAGACACACGTCTTCAAAGGCATCACGGACGGAACCATCGTTGCCAGCCGTGGCCCCACCGACTTCGGATGGGACTCCATCTTCGAGCCCTACGACAGCCACGGCAAGACCTACGCTGAGATGGACAAGCCCAGCAAGAACAAGATCTCCCACCGAGGCAAGGCCTTCGAGGCCTTCAAATCTTTTTTACAGAACTAA
- the LOS1 gene encoding Ran GTPase-binding protein LOS1 (similar to Saccharomyces cerevisiae LOS1 (YKL205W); ancestral locus Anc_1.519) — protein sequence MLNRIKEVVVIANNPATDALTKKQALDYLESLKNDAGSVEVLASLLVDNSLDDLTLFVILQLIGDMIGTTITNVNNMNEIVLIKGSVISLLRRIIENNLANPEYIRNKISELVTKIFYFTYGDVNNNVWSSFFNDIIPILCIDALLTSNIETIMNNQVSFSEVGYDFFTRICISINSEIADQTFLRSKEVQVINNHLKDYMRITDVNTMTLIWYNGLLHFKNKIALEGQHVKTNASKLANLTLACIGNYISWINVTLIVNQNYIDVIYSFMDYNTTKIACSQCLIEIISKKMKPLEKLQLLNMLNLTEKLITNKEKNFTDNEDLEIIEQLAKLTSCVGLEYSIILEQCNENNSNNNNNSSSNNSNNNNGLSTTDADQNLDQIAVTADQQILTEVAPLVLKFFIHEYDSVTEQCFDFISQYLNFLKKIFAIGGKPGTAISINSKKQPLDQEHSSFLVSLINGIFKKMKIDSDTVDVDDDSIQEFNDTIRSKLKNFQDVIAIINPNLYLEQISNNITACLSAKYWPDMELAIFQMHNLSESIRNNLFGLNKSDISTSPATAVMGKFLHILLTSSNLFSIDNRYVQILFFELVVRHYTFLTPEIRDELSLLNIFCSEFGMFNRVEKVRVRVWYLFTRFIKTTKPKLSTVVLTQIVSKISPLLVIEPVQLNANGSEDLNNVTFDNQLYIFEGVGLLIGANSDYNYDILDQVLTPLFTELEKCISTQSQTLNQQNQHVILQSHHILMAVGTIARGTHIGLVPENQVNNALVNEKYIHKSLIEKFSNIAEVVLVTFSYFNKHETIRDASRFTFARLIPILNNGIVSYANKLIYLFLESELKVIELNDFLGFLGQMLHTFHQDESFYKLFDELLTIIIEKIHILLDQLDTENNDGYNLTSASNSGAKDSNMSGKTVVVTDSFRDRILLKKAYYTFLQTLVTNNVTSLLLTQRNRSVLPTILTDLLEYSPQEIQETYIMKLALSVIHNFIKCFGSGACTDNLDRHANEVGKLDGLNEFFITKTIPLMFEIPFKPEYKFDIKDGSCRVMACDISRILKELCIQSGGQDITSNPALKYLTEIYFPQIQLPSEISLELIQALVNQDMKPFEKYFVSLITRLTT from the coding sequence ATGTTGAATAGAATTAAAGAGGTCGTGGTGATTGCAAACAATCCAGCCACAGATGCACTCACGAAGAAACAGGCGCTCGATTACTTGGAGTCCTTGAAGAACGATGCAGGGTCTGTAGAGGTCCTGGCATCCTTGCTTGTCGACAACAGTTTGGACGATCTGACACTGTTCGTGATCTTGCAACTGATCGGCGATATGATCGGCACTACTATAACAAATGTAAACAATATGAACGAAATTGTACTCATTAAGGGCTCTGTGATCAGTTTGCTTCGAAGAATTATCGAGAACAACCTGGCAAACCCAGAATATATCAGGAATAAAATTTCCGAACTAGTAACaaaaattttctatttcaCTTACGGTGACGTGAATAATAACGTTTGgtcatcatttttcaacGATATCATTCCAATTCTGTGCATCGATGCATTGTTAACGAGCAATATAGAGACGATTATGAACAATCAAGTTTCTTTCAGTGAAGTAGGCTACGATTTTTTCACTAGAATTTgcatttcaattaattcgGAAATCGCAGACCAGACTTTCCTTAGATCAAAGGAAGTACAAGTCATAAACAACCATTTGAAGGATTATATGAGAATCACGGATGTCAATACAATGACCTTGATATGGTACAACGGTTTACTccatttcaaaaataaaattgctTTGGAAGGCCAGCATGTGAAGACAAATGCATCGAAATTAGCTAATTTAACTTTGGCTTGTATCGGTAACTATATATCATGGATCAACGTTACTTTAATTGtgaatcaaaattatatcGACGTGATTTACAGTTTCATGGATTATAATACTACAAAAATTGCATGTTCTCAATGTTTAATCGAGATTAtctcaaaaaaaatgaaaccTTTGGAGAAATTACAGTTGTTGAATATGTTGAACTTaacagaaaaattaattacaAACAAAGAGAAAAATTTCACCGATAATGAAGATTTGGAAATAATTGAACAGTTAGCAAAATTAACGTCTTGTGTGGGTCTCGAGTACTCAATAATATTGGAACAATGTAACGAAAATaacagtaataataataataatagcagcagtaataatagtaataacaataatggATTGAGTACAACAGATGCTGACCAAAATTTAGACCAAATTGCTGTTACTGCAGATCAGCAAATCTTAACAGAAGTGGCTCCGTTAGTATTAAAATTCTTCATACATGAATATGATTCTGTGACAGAACAATGCTTTGATTTCATTtctcaatatttgaattttttgaaaaaaatatttgctATTGGTGGTAAACCAGGCACTGCAATCTCTATAAACTCTAAGAAACAACCATTGGATCAAGAACATTCTAGCTTCTTGGTATCTTTAATTAATGGtatctttaaaaaaatgaaaattgaTAGTGATACAGTCGACGTCGATGACGACTCGATTCaagaatttaatgataCAATTAGGTCCAAACTAAAGAACTTTCAAGACGTTATAGCGATAATCAACccaaatttatatttagaaCAAATTTCTAACAATATCACTGCATGTCTATCGGCTAAGTACTGGCCAGATATGGAATTAGCAATTTTCCAAATGCATAATTTGAGTGAATCTATCCGTAATAATCTATTCGGTTTAAATAAATCTGATATATCCACCTCACCAGCTACTGCTGTGATGGGTAAATTTTTGCATATCTTATTAACGagttcaaatttattttcaatagatAATCGATACGTTCAGATACTATTTTTTGAGTTGGTTGTCAGACATTACACATTTTTGACCCCAGAGATTAGGGATGAATTATCTCTACTTAACATATTCTGTAGTGAATTTGGTATGTTCAATAGAGTGGAGAAAGTAAGGGTTAGAGTATGGTACTTATTTACCAGGTTTATTAAAACAACCAAACCTAAATTATCGACAGTGGTGTTGACTCAGATTGTAAGCAAAATTTCACCTCTTTTGGTCATCGAACCTGTACAATTAAATGCAAATGGCTCTGAAGATCTAAATAATGTTACCTTTGACAACcaattgtatatatttgaagGGGTTGGTCTACTAATTGGTGCAAATTCCGATTACAACTACGATATTCTAGACCAAGTTTTGACTCCATTATTTACTGAGTTAGAAAAATGTATTTCAACTCAATCACAGACACTAAATCAACAAAACCAACATGTGATATTACAATCACATCATATATTGATGGCAGTCGGTACTATTGCTAGAGGTACTCACATTGGTTTAGTGCCAGAAAATCAAGTGAACAATGCATtagttaatgaaaaatatattcacaaatcattaattgaaaagttttcCAACATTGCAGAAGTGGTACTTGTAACATTTTCCTATTTTAATAAGCATGAGACCATTCGAGATGCATCTAGATTTACCTTTGCAAGATTGATTCCAATCTTAAATAATGGCATTGTATCTTATGCAAACAaacttatatatttattcttgGAGTCTGAGCTAAAAGTGATCGAATTGAATGATTTTTTAGGATTCCTTGGTCAAATGTTGCATACTTTTCATCAAGACGAAAGCTtctataaattatttgacGAGTTATTGaccattattattgaaaaaattcaTATCCTATTAGATCAACTTGATactgaaaataatgatggttataatttaacttcaGCATCCAACTCAGGTGCCAAGGATAGCAATATGAGCGGTAAGACTGTTGTTGTGACGGATTCTTTCAGGGATAGAATCCTATTGAAAAAAGCATATTATACTTTTTTACAAACTTTAGTTACTAATAATGTTACATCACTATTACTAACACAAAGAAATAGAAGTGTTTTACCGACAATTTTGACAGATCTATTAGAGTACAGTCCTCAAGAAATTCAAGAAACTTATATTATGAAGTTAGCGTTAAGTGTTATACATAACTTTATAAAATGTTTTGGCTCTGGTGCTTGTACAGATAATTTAGATCGCCATGCAAACGAAGTTGGGAAATTAGACGGTTTAAACGAGTTTTTCATCACTAAAACCATCCCACTTATGTTTGAGATTCCATTTAAACCTGAATACAAGTTTGATATAAAAGATGGTAGCTGTAGAGTAATGGCATGTGATATATCaagaattttgaaagaaCTATGTATACAAAGTGGTGGGCAAGATATAACTTCAAATCCtgcattaaaatatttaactgAAATTTATTTCCCACAAATTCAATTACCGTctgaaatttcattagaACTTATTCAAGCATTGGTGAATCAAGATATGAAAccatttgaaaaatattttgttagTCTAATTACCAGATTAACTACATga